In a genomic window of Rhizophagus irregularis chromosome 11, complete sequence:
- a CDS encoding uncharacterized protein (SECRETED:cutsite_TYS-AN; SECRETED:prob_0.7025); SECRETED:SignalP(1-33), producing MKPQKASNHIMFQKLLIIFAIVILILSPTFTYSANDIIKYDISGSSFYCQDGTSRSCCSQLAHRVSSDHHSRCASIVLTNKSGYNMDLVAKNLEDGRWLTSEDYVGGNSVNINCEPHSLLDNESETISSVTGRFLGGLTGYVSFKINDDMTNEFTISWKVPTIGSPQYEFNFLNDTSNQHYDVKMDNVFENTVYQITINNKDNKDKTFISSIMFLVIIVLVIIVIFAIVSCCNTCRQRFRPGPPAGFNTRVIPGPPVDFNTRVITVPPAGFNTRRQHPRPGPPAGFNTREQHIRPGPPAER from the coding sequence atGAAACCACAAAAAGCTTCTAACCACATAATGTTTCAAAAATTGCTCATCATTTTTGCTATTGTTATTCTAATTCTCTCACCAACTTTTACCTATTCTgcaaatgatataataaaatatgatatatctGGGAGCAGTTTCTATTGTCAAGATGGAACAAGCCGAAGTTGTTGCTCTCAACTAGCACATCGAGTCTCAAGTGACCATCACTCCCGATGCGCTTCAATTGTTCTAACGAACAAAAGTGGCTATAATATGGATTTAGTAGCTAAAAATCTTGAAGATGGCCGTTGGCTCACATCAGAAGATTATGTTGGTGGCAACAGCGTTAATATAAATTGCGAGCCACATTCTCTTTTAGATAATGAATCCGAGACTATTTCTAGTGTTACAGGTCGTTTTCTTGGTGGATTGACAGGCTATGTtagtttcaaaataaatgaCGATATGACAAATGAATTTACTATCTCCTGGAAGGTTCCTACAATTGGTTCACCTCAATAcgaatttaattttcttaatgaTACATCTAATCAGCATTATGACGTTAAAATGGACAATGTTTTTGAAAATACAGTCTAccaaattacaattaataataaagataataaagataaGACATTCATTTCATCCATTATGTTCCTTGTCATTATTGTGTTAGTTATCATTGTGATTTTTGCCATTGTATCATGTTGTAACACATGTAGACAACGCTTTAGGCCAGGACCACCTGCAGGTTTTAATACACGCGTTATTCCAGGACCACCTGTAGATTTTAATACACGCGTTATTACAGTACCACCTGCAGGTTTTAATACACGTAGACAACACCCCAGGCCAGGACCACCCGCAGGTTTTAATACACGTGAACAACACATTAGGCCAGGACCTCCTGCAGAACGCTGA